A window of bacterium genomic DNA:
CGTTTGTGGTCATCTATTTCCTCGGCTTCACCATCAATATTCTCACGCTGCTCGCGCTGGTGCTGGCCATCGGATTGGTGGTCGATGATGCCATTGTCATGCTGGAGAACATCTTCCGGCATATGGAAATGGGCAAGGGGCGCATGCGGGCCGCCTATGACGGCTCGAAGGAAATTGCCTTCGCCGTGCTGGCCACGACCATTACGCTCGTTGCCGTGTTCGTGCCCGTCGCCTTCCTGACCGGATCCGTCGGACGCCTGTTCCGCGAATTCGGCTTCACCGTGGCCATCGCCGTGGCCCTCTCCGGCTTCGTGGCGCTCACCCTGACCCCGATGTTCAGCTCCCGCATCCTGAAGCCGCTCCACGGCACCGGCGGCGGCTGGGCCGCGCGCAGTTTCGACGCCTTCTTCGTCTGGCTGGGTCGGGTTTATGAATCGTCGCTCCGCTTCGCGCTGCGCCACCGGGTGCTGGTGATTTCGCTATCGGCCTTCGCGGTCATTATTACCTTGGGGCTCTTCAAATTCATGCCCCGCGAACTCGTCCCCACCGAAGACCGGGGCATCGCGTTCGGCATCGTCCTTGCTCCCGAAGGTTCTACACTCAACTACACGGACCGCTACATGCGCGAGGTGGAAAAACGCCTGCTTGCCCTCCCCGAAACCAAAGGCCTTTTCACCGCAACCGGCGTCGGGTTCGGAGGCCCGGGCCGGGTCACCGACGGCTTCCTCTTTTTGAATCTCGGGCCGAAACGTGACCGTAAGCGTTCGCAGCAGGCGATTGTCCAGAGCCTGTTCCCGCAGATGTTTTCGATTCCCGGCGTGCTGGCCTTCGTGATCAATCCGCCCAGCCTCGGCAGTTTTTCTTCCAGCCCGATCGACTATGTGCTCGAAGCGGATAGCTATGACGAACTGAATCAGGCGGTCGGCATCATGCAGGCTGCGGCCTCCAAGCTTGGATACCTCTTTAATGTGGACACCGATCTGAAACTGAACAAGCCGGAACTGAACATCGCCGTGGACCGCGACCGCGCCTCCGCGCTCGGGGTTTCCGTCACCGATATCGGCTCCACACTCGAAGCGTTACTCGGCGGGCGCGTCGTGAGTGATTTCAAGCGCGGCACCAAACAGTATGACGTGCTGATTCAGGTGAAAGCCGCCGATCGCGCCACGCCGGATGTGATTCAAGACGTCTATGTGCGCGGGGACACCGGTCTTGTACAGCTTGCCAACGTGGTCAATGTGTCCGAAGCGGTCGGCCCGAAAGAGCTGAACCACTTCAACCGTCAACGCTCCGCCACCATCACGGCGAACCTGATTCCGTTTGTCTCCCTCGGCCAGGCGCTGAGCGATCTCGACAATGTCGCCAAAACCAGTTTGCCGAAGGACATCAAGCACGACTATGCCGGGCAGTCGCTGGAATACAAGGAATCCAGTTCCGGTCTGTACTTTTTCTTTCTCCTTGCGCTGGTGTTCATTTTTCTCGTGCTGGCCGCACAGTTTGAAAGCTTTTTCCATCCCTTCACCATTCTGTTGTCGGTGCCGCTGGCCGTGTTCGGAGCTATCGTCGCCCTCTTCGTGTTCAAGCAGAGTCTGAACATCTTCTCCCAAATCGGACTCATCATGCTCATCGGCCTCGTCACCAAGAATGCGATTCTGATTGTCGAATTCGCCAACCAGCTTCGCGCCGGGGGGAAGGACGCGGTGGAAGCCGTCGTCGAAGCGGCGAGCATTCGCCTGCGGCCGATTCTCATGACGTCGTTGGCCACCGTGTTCGGCATCCTGCCCATCGCCATCGGTTTCGGTGCCGGAGCGGAATCCCGGCGGCCGCTGGGAATTGCCGTGGTGGGCGGTCTGCTGTTCTCGACCTTTCTGACCTTGATCCTGGTCCCCGTCGTATACACACTGCTCGCACGCTTCACGCACATTCCCCAGCCCACACCCGAGGTGACGGAGCAACCGCAGCCGGTGGCCGTATGAATCGGTAATGAACCCCCACCAGCCGCCGGAAAAGAAACGGGCTGTCCCTTCTTAGGGGACAGCCCGTTGTTTATCGGCGATATGCCTGAGAGCTTCTCTGGGACACACCGGCAAGGCGTTCGTCAGTGACGCTCGATGGCGCCCTTTTCAACCGGATAACTAAGCTTCTGGGGTGGAACCCACGTATTGTTCGGACCCAGAATCGCGCTATTATCCGTTAACGCATTGGCTCCGAAGCGGAGCGTCCAGGCGTCATAGCCCAGCATGCGGAGGTACATACAGACTTGCCCGGAAGCGTGGCCGCTGCTGCACGAAACAAGAATCGGCTTATCCGGCGGCAGGTAGCGAAGGCTTTCATTTTCACCGAGCGTGCCCGGTTCGATGCAATAGGCTCCGGCGATATGCCCGGCATTGTATTGACCACGCGGCATGTAGCTGATGATGAAATAGTCGTTCGTCGAGTCCGCATCGTGCATCCTCTCGCGAACCATCGTCCAATCCGCGATCTTCGACTTATATCCCGCGCGGAAATACGCGTCGAAACGCTCCGTGATCATGCCCTTCAGATCAGACGCTTTGCAAACCGGATTGGGAAACGGATATGTCCTGGTTAATTCGTGCGGCGTGGTTTCAATGCCTTCAGGACTTCGACGCAAGGCATACCAGGCTCCACCGACTCCGACGACCGAAGTGTCGGTCGTCCAACCGCTCATCCCCCATTTCAGATTGTAAGCGTCGTAGCCCATCAAATTCAGATAGGCGGTGACCAGACTCGATGTCTGCCCCGCATAGCAATAGACCACGATCTTCTTGTTCGCCGGCAGCAAACCGCGATTGGCGGGGTTCGTCAGCGATGTATAGTCCCAATGGACAGCCCCCGGAATGTGCCCGCGCGCCGAATCATCTCCAAAGTGGCGGACGCTGATAATATACGGCTGTGTGGTGTCCGCATCGTTCATCTCGGCCCAAAGCTCTTGCGCGGAGATCTTCTTGGGAGAGTTCGGTTGACTGAGGTAGGCATCACCGGCTGCCGACATCTGCTCAAAAGCGCTCTGTGAAAGACCGTGTTCGTCTGTCCGCGTCCCGGCATTACCTGGCGACCAGCCGATAAATATAAACGATGCCGCGCCCACTATCGAAACGCACAGGATGCGATGGAACCACTTCATGAACCGCTCCTCGTTTAATTGCTTGTGGTTTACGCAAAGATGCTCACGTAATCCGTGTCCATTACTGCTGACTGTCAGCAACCATTCGTCTCTGATATCTTTTATGCCAGGATAATGAAAAGAGTGCTGGCAAGCAACACATTTGCCCGCATGCAGTTCAGCACACTCTTAGCACACCAAGTCGATTGTGAAACGTGGGTGCAATCTAACCGTTTGAAGGCTCGTGTTGGGCGGGAATGAAGGGCTGGATCGCTGCCAACAAATCAGGCAAGTCGTGCCGAACGGTCTCCCAAACTACGGCCAGGTTCACCCGGAAATACTCGTGGACTAAACGGTGCCGCATTCCCGTGACGTCTTCCCAAGACACTCCGGTCACCGTTTGTTTGGCTTCCTTCGATAGTTTGGTGGCAGCCTCGCCAATAATGGTCAGCATCCGGATCAGCGTGTGCTGCAAGAGTTCGTTGGACAGCAGATCTTCCCACGTCTGCCCGGCAGCATAAGTCTGTGCCTTGCGGAGCGCGGTTTCGATGTCTACCCGGTAGCCAATATCCCGTTCAGGCAGCATACACCCTCAGAACTGACTGCAACACGCTATTGCGCCGGATGAAATTCTCACTCATCTCCACTTCGCTGCGTTCGACGATGTCCGCTTCCCGACCCAGAATGGAGGTCAATTCGCGCTGCATGCGAGACAACGCAAAGAGCCCATAACGGACCGTCGGCGCGAATGCAACCAGGACGTCTATGTCGCTATCGGGGCGGAAGTCCGGGCGAACAACAGAGCCGAACAGGCTCAGTTCCACAATTCCCCAACGCTGGCAGAATTGGGCGATACGTTCGTTATCCAGAGGGATTTGAGGTGCCATGGTTTGACGTGTTAAGCCACTGTTTTGACGATAACTGCAACAATGCAATATACAAAAGCGATCCTCAATAAGCAAGGGCCTGTTTCACAACAGGCCCTTCACATTTTAAGGGTGCAGAAAGGGTGCTCATCCCGTAATCGAGTCTTCGAACGACCCCTTTGCGTGCCCGTTCCTTCAACTGGCTCCGTTTTCGTCCTTCGCTTCCATCGCCAGCAGAATCAAGTCCTGACTGAGGTGCTTATTACGGACACGGCGCGCATTCAGAATCAGCTTCCTTCGTCCTGTCGGCGCGGAGTCAAAATCCAAAACAAATCCGGTAATCTCCGTGTGACCTGGCAGCACGGTTTCGAGTTGCTGCTCGAGCAGCCGGTTATGCCACTGTCCCCCGCCGATTTCGGACAACAGCCTGCCTTCCGTTTCTTCCGGCGCTGCTCTGAAGAACTGATAGTAAGACCGGTTTGCCGAGACGACCCGGAACGTACTATCGAGGATAAGCAGCGGCTCGCGGACCGTGGCAACGATATTCTCCGCATAGGTCATGGCCTCCTGCGCCCCCTGCTCACTGTCTCTTAGAGAGCGCTCCAACTGCTTGATCGTCGTAATGTCCGTGAAGGTGAGCACCGCGCCGGCGATCACATCATTTCGTGTGCGGTAGGGATGAATGCGCAGAAGGTACCAGCGGCCGTCCTTGGATTCGACATGTTCCTCCCGGTGCACCAGAGTGCGCACCACTTCGCGGGCCCGTTCGTCAAGGTCGCAGTTCACCAGATTGGTCATCACATGCGACAGGGGACGTCCGACGTCCGCCGGAATCAGGTTCACCAGGTGAGTGACCTCGGCGGTAAAGCGTTTGATATGGAAACCGCCATCCACAAAGATCGTGGCGATCTCCGCGCTGTTCATAAGGTTGGTCAGGTCGTCATGGGCCACGGACAATTCCGAAACCTTGCTTTCCAGCTCCGCATTGGTCGTCGCCAGTTCTTCATTCGTGCTCTGCAGCTCTTCATTCGCGGACTGCATTTCCTCATTGGTGGAGGTCAATTCCTCCTGCACGCTGGCCATCTGCTCCATCGTGCTCTGCAGCAGGTCACTGGTCTGTTCAAGTTCCTTTTTCAGCGACGTTTCCGCTTCCGAGTCCTTCCCCTTCAGGCGGCGCCGTCGCCGGCGTGTTGCGGTTGCGGCGCCGACCAGGCTCGAGGGGTCTTCAAAAGTGATCAGCACCAAGCCTTGCATGGTCTGCAGCTGGTCAATGCGCCGGACAATAATCGTCACCGGCTGGGGGTGGCCATCCACTTCGAAATCTGCCAGTTCGACCCTGATCTCCTCGGGCTGTACGGCCGCTTGCCGCACCGCCCGGTTCAACTCCAGCCGCAGCCCTTCACGAGCCATGGCATAAAGATTCATGTTGGTCTTTCCGGCGGGCAGCTCGAGGTACTTGCCGGTGCGGCCATGCACGAACACCACGTCTCCCTGAGGGGTCACTACGACCGACGGCGGAGCGTAGAGTTCCGCCAGCAGTCGACCGACAGGATCAGGGGCCATCTCTTTTTCCCGCAGCAGAACGGAATTGGGATAGGATCGTTCGCTCGCGCGGATCGCGGGCACAACCGGCATCTCGGGCAGCGAACGCCGCGCGGACGACGTAGCCCTGCGCTCATAAATACGCCACTTGGAGTCGAGTGTTGCAAACAGGTCCGCCCGCGCGCCGATGGTTTCCGCCGAACCCAGAAACAGCAGGCCGCCGGGATTCAGCGCGTAATGGAACATGGACAGCAGCCGCTGCTGCAATTCCGGAACCAGATAGATCAGCAGGTTCCGGCAACAGATCAGGTCCAGCTTGGTAAACGGCGGATGCATGATGACATCCTGCGGCGCGAACACGATCTTGTCCCGTATGTTCTTGCGCACTCCGTAATTGTCGCCTTCCCGCCGGAAGAACCGCTGCAGCCGTTCTTCGGACAGATCCGCCAGAATATTGGGGGGGAACAGTCCCCGCCGCGCGTTTTCAATGGCAACCTTGTCCAGGTCCGTCGCAAAGATCTGACAGTTCATGTCGGCGCCTGCAGGGAGAGCCGCCTGGCATTCCTGCACAGTGATGGCTACCGAGTAGGCTTCCTCGCCGGTAGAGCAGCCGGCGACCCAGGCACGGAACGGCGAGCCCTCGGGACCGTTCGCCGTGAGCCGCGAAAGCAGTCGTTCTTTCAACGCAGTAAAGGCCTCGGGATCGCGGAAGAATTGGGTGACACCGATCAGGAGTTCTTTACTCAGCAGATCCAGCTCCGCATTATTTTCCTGCAGATAGCGGACATAATGCGCCAGATCGTCAATGCGATGGATCCCCATCCGTCTTGCCAGACGGCGATCGATCGTATTGCGCTTGTAGAGCGTGAAGTCATGGCCAGTCCGGTTCCGCAGCAGCACGAACACCTTCTGCAAGGGATCACCGCCCGTGACAATCGCGGGATGCTCCGGGATAGGAAGATGCACAGACCGGCGGCTGTAATCCGCGATCCGGGCCGCCAGTTCCGGTGGCGGAGCGACAAAGTCCACCAGGTCCGTGGCAATGGCGCTGCGCGGCATGCTGTCGTATTTTGCCGATTGCGGGTCCTGCACGACCACCAGTCCGAAGTGCTCTTTGAGCGAACGCATCCCCTGCGTCCCATCGGTCCCCATCCCCGACATGATCACGCCGATGGCCCGGTCCCCGGCGTCGGCGGCGAGCTGGCGAAAGAAATAGTCGACCGGCAGGCGTTGCCCCCGAGGCTCGATCATCTCCATCAAGTGCAGCGTTCCGCGCAAGATGGATAAGTCACAGTTCGGCGGAATCACGTACACCTGATTCGGCTGAGTCCTCAATCCGTCTGTCGCCTGCGTTACCGGCATGGGGGTGTGCTTCTGCAGCAATTGCGCTATAACCCCCTTGCGGTCCGGATCCATATGCTGAATCACCACAAAGGCCATACCTGTGTCCGGGGGCATGGCCTCAAAGAAGCTGCTGAAGGCCTCCAGTCCCCCTGCGGAGCCGCCGATTCCCACCACAAAGGAAGGCCCGCTTTCGTGTCCGTCCGCAGCCTCCGGCGACGGCTGCGTCATGGCGTGCTCTCTGCGCTGGGTGCCCGGCTTCTTGCCGCGATGGGTCTGATTCATGGTTGCTGTTCCACGGTTTGGGCGGCGGGAAGTTGCACCACGACGGTCGTTCCCTTTCCTTCCGCAGTGCTCAGTTCGAGTGTTCCGTTTGCCCCCTCGACCAGTGTGCGCGAGGTGGACAACCCGACATGCATTCCCTTCTCCCGGCGGGCTGCTATACCATCGGTGAAGGAATCAAAAATGTGCGGCAGAATGTGGGCCGGGATGCCGCTGCCATGATCCTGAACCGCAATGTGGACCATACCTCCCGACTGCTGAATGGCAAATCCGATTTCGCTTCCCTCCTGTGACGCCTTGAGCGCGTTGGTGTACAGGTTATACAACACTTGCTTCAAGGCGCTCTCGCTTATCTTCACTGTGGCCTTGGAGGAAACGTCCACCCGCACTTTGATGCGGCGGGACTCCACATCCGCCGCCATGACCATCAGGACGTCATCGAGCACCCGGTTGGGATCGCACTGCGCGTTCACCTCGGTTACGGGTTGTCCGTAGCCGTACATCTTCCGCACTAACTGGGCCAGCCGCTCCAGTTCGCGGTTAATCAGCTCGAGAAACTGGTAATAGGGATGGTCCGGTGATATTCCTTTCCGAATCAGGCGGAAGGAATTCAGAATGCCGGCCAGGGGGTTGTTGATTTCGTGAATCACTGTTGCGGCGACCCGCCCGGCGGTGACCTCTTCCGTCATGGCGTCCCGCTGCTGCTCGAGTTGCCGGATTTGCGTCGCCCGCTCCAGCGATTGCCGCTCGACGTCCCGTGCAGCCTGGTGCAGCGCCTCTTCCACCCGCTTGCGGATCGTCACGTCGCTAAGAATGCCGTCCGTGCGCTGCTTCCCGTTCACTTCAAAGGTGCGCACACTGCGGCTCTGAATCCAGATCTGCTCGCCGCTCTTGTGCCGGAAGCGGTATTCGACTTCGTAGATATCCCTGCCCTTCGCCAGTCCCTGAAACGCCTGCAGAGCCGCGTCCAGATCCGCAGGCTCAATGCGCTCTTCCCAGAAATCGGGCTTGCTCTCCAAAATCTCGGCTGCCGTAAAGCCCGTCAGCCGCTCCACATTCGGACTGATATAGGTGAGCCGCCCGCGCTCATCCACCGTCCATGTCACATCCGGAATATGCTGTACGAGCGTGCGAAAATGCTCTTCACTCTGCCGCAGCGCGTCCATCGTGGCCTGCAGGACGCTGACGTCGCTGATACTGAGCCGCAGTTGCGGCGGGCCGTCTGGGACTTCAAGGGCGAGGCCATCCATATGCACCGGAAAGGTCGTGCCGTCGGCACGCACCAGTGTCGCATCCAGCGGAACCCGGACCTCCGACTGGCGGGCCGCCTGTATATACGCCTCGAAAGCGCTCCTCGCGTCCGCAGCCACATAGCGCGCCAGTGTCTGGTCCAACAGCCTGCCGCGTTCAACCCCCAGCATTCGCGCGATCATCAAATTGGCCTTGACCATCGCGCCCTGCGCATCCAAGGTCACATAGCCAACAGGAGCAAAGTCATACAGACTGGAATAGCGGTCGCGTGACAGTCTGAGTTCCTCTTCGGCGCGCCGCAACTCTTCGTTCTGCATCTCCAGTTCAATCTGATGGACCTGGAGTTCGTGCACCAGCCGCAACGCTTCTTCCGGCGTGATGGCCGCACTCTGCCCCCCCTCCGCGACTCTTGCGGTGAGTAGGGTTTCGGCCTGCTTACGCCGATCCTGTGACGTGGGTTCTTTGTCTTTCTTACGCACGGAAGGCTCGTTCGAGATGAATCATACTCGCATTACATTGTTCAACT
This region includes:
- a CDS encoding efflux RND transporter permease subunit produces the protein MKISDLSIRRPVFATVMSLAIVLFGIIAFLRLPVREYPDIDPPVISVVTLYRGASASVVETEITDPLEEQFATLSGVKTMTSSSREEGSVITIEFELSRNVDEAANDVRERVSRTRGTLPREIDEPVVSKVDVNAQPIVWLALASDKYTGLQLTDVADNILKERIQRLPGVGSVILGGERRYAMRVWLDAQRMAARGLTPQDVENAIRRENAEIPSGRVEGSQREFAVRTRGELNTPEEFGGIVVAQNASGVVRLRDVADVQVGAADERTVARWTGQPAVGLGIVKQTKASTLDVAREVRNALGNLKGSIPPGMDLKIAYDSSEFIRDSVQQVGETLLIAMCLVILVVIAFMKSLRATLIPTLAIPVSIIGTFVVIYFLGFTINILTLLALVLAIGLVVDDAIVMLENIFRHMEMGKGRMRAAYDGSKEIAFAVLATTITLVAVFVPVAFLTGSVGRLFREFGFTVAIAVALSGFVALTLTPMFSSRILKPLHGTGGGWAARSFDAFFVWLGRVYESSLRFALRHRVLVISLSAFAVIITLGLFKFMPRELVPTEDRGIAFGIVLAPEGSTLNYTDRYMREVEKRLLALPETKGLFTATGVGFGGPGRVTDGFLFLNLGPKRDRKRSQQAIVQSLFPQMFSIPGVLAFVINPPSLGSFSSSPIDYVLEADSYDELNQAVGIMQAAASKLGYLFNVDTDLKLNKPELNIAVDRDRASALGVSVTDIGSTLEALLGGRVVSDFKRGTKQYDVLIQVKAADRATPDVIQDVYVRGDTGLVQLANVVNVSEAVGPKELNHFNRQRSATITANLIPFVSLGQALSDLDNVAKTSLPKDIKHDYAGQSLEYKESSSGLYFFFLLALVFIFLVLAAQFESFFHPFTILLSVPLAVFGAIVALFVFKQSLNIFSQIGLIMLIGLVTKNAILIVEFANQLRAGGKDAVEAVVEAASIRLRPILMTSLATVFGILPIAIGFGAGAESRRPLGIAVVGGLLFSTFLTLILVPVVYTLLARFTHIPQPTPEVTEQPQPVAV
- a CDS encoding rhodanese-like domain-containing protein, whose protein sequence is MKWFHRILCVSIVGAASFIFIGWSPGNAGTRTDEHGLSQSAFEQMSAAGDAYLSQPNSPKKISAQELWAEMNDADTTQPYIISVRHFGDDSARGHIPGAVHWDYTSLTNPANRGLLPANKKIVVYCYAGQTSSLVTAYLNLMGYDAYNLKWGMSGWTTDTSVVGVGGAWYALRRSPEGIETTPHELTRTYPFPNPVCKASDLKGMITERFDAYFRAGYKSKIADWTMVRERMHDADSTNDYFIISYMPRGQYNAGHIAGAYCIEPGTLGENESLRYLPPDKPILVSCSSGHASGQVCMYLRMLGYDAWTLRFGANALTDNSAILGPNNTWVPPQKLSYPVEKGAIERH
- a CDS encoding HepT-like ribonuclease domain-containing protein, which translates into the protein MLPERDIGYRVDIETALRKAQTYAAGQTWEDLLSNELLQHTLIRMLTIIGEAATKLSKEAKQTVTGVSWEDVTGMRHRLVHEYFRVNLAVVWETVRHDLPDLLAAIQPFIPAQHEPSNG
- a CDS encoding nucleotidyltransferase domain-containing protein, with the translated sequence MAPQIPLDNERIAQFCQRWGIVELSLFGSVVRPDFRPDSDIDVLVAFAPTVRYGLFALSRMQRELTSILGREADIVERSEVEMSENFIRRNSVLQSVLRVYAA
- a CDS encoding chemotaxis protein CheB, whose protein sequence is MNQTHRGKKPGTQRREHAMTQPSPEAADGHESGPSFVVGIGGSAGGLEAFSSFFEAMPPDTGMAFVVIQHMDPDRKGVIAQLLQKHTPMPVTQATDGLRTQPNQVYVIPPNCDLSILRGTLHLMEMIEPRGQRLPVDYFFRQLAADAGDRAIGVIMSGMGTDGTQGMRSLKEHFGLVVVQDPQSAKYDSMPRSAIATDLVDFVAPPPELAARIADYSRRSVHLPIPEHPAIVTGGDPLQKVFVLLRNRTGHDFTLYKRNTIDRRLARRMGIHRIDDLAHYVRYLQENNAELDLLSKELLIGVTQFFRDPEAFTALKERLLSRLTANGPEGSPFRAWVAGCSTGEEAYSVAITVQECQAALPAGADMNCQIFATDLDKVAIENARRGLFPPNILADLSEERLQRFFRREGDNYGVRKNIRDKIVFAPQDVIMHPPFTKLDLICCRNLLIYLVPELQQRLLSMFHYALNPGGLLFLGSAETIGARADLFATLDSKWRIYERRATSSARRSLPEMPVVPAIRASERSYPNSVLLREKEMAPDPVGRLLAELYAPPSVVVTPQGDVVFVHGRTGKYLELPAGKTNMNLYAMAREGLRLELNRAVRQAAVQPEEIRVELADFEVDGHPQPVTIIVRRIDQLQTMQGLVLITFEDPSSLVGAATATRRRRRRLKGKDSEAETSLKKELEQTSDLLQSTMEQMASVQEELTSTNEEMQSANEELQSTNEELATTNAELESKVSELSVAHDDLTNLMNSAEIATIFVDGGFHIKRFTAEVTHLVNLIPADVGRPLSHVMTNLVNCDLDERAREVVRTLVHREEHVESKDGRWYLLRIHPYRTRNDVIAGAVLTFTDITTIKQLERSLRDSEQGAQEAMTYAENIVATVREPLLILDSTFRVVSANRSYYQFFRAAPEETEGRLLSEIGGGQWHNRLLEQQLETVLPGHTEITGFVLDFDSAPTGRRKLILNARRVRNKHLSQDLILLAMEAKDENGAS
- a CDS encoding PAS domain S-box protein; protein product: MRKKDKEPTSQDRRKQAETLLTARVAEGGQSAAITPEEALRLVHELQVHQIELEMQNEELRRAEEELRLSRDRYSSLYDFAPVGYVTLDAQGAMVKANLMIARMLGVERGRLLDQTLARYVAADARSAFEAYIQAARQSEVRVPLDATLVRADGTTFPVHMDGLALEVPDGPPQLRLSISDVSVLQATMDALRQSEEHFRTLVQHIPDVTWTVDERGRLTYISPNVERLTGFTAAEILESKPDFWEERIEPADLDAALQAFQGLAKGRDIYEVEYRFRHKSGEQIWIQSRSVRTFEVNGKQRTDGILSDVTIRKRVEEALHQAARDVERQSLERATQIRQLEQQRDAMTEEVTAGRVAATVIHEINNPLAGILNSFRLIRKGISPDHPYYQFLELINRELERLAQLVRKMYGYGQPVTEVNAQCDPNRVLDDVLMVMAADVESRRIKVRVDVSSKATVKISESALKQVLYNLYTNALKASQEGSEIGFAIQQSGGMVHIAVQDHGSGIPAHILPHIFDSFTDGIAARREKGMHVGLSTSRTLVEGANGTLELSTAEGKGTTVVVQLPAAQTVEQQP